The Chryseobacterium sp. LJ668 genome segment GCTCTACTGCAGGATCTAAACTGGCAAAATCTACAGTAATCACTTCATTATCCAGACCGTCGTCACCGTTTACATCGCCTGTCAAATCATCGCCACTGTGCTTTACAGAACCGTTTTTAGATTTCAGGTTTCCAAAATAGATGATTTCGGTTGCATTTTTGTTGGCATCATACAAAATACAGCTTCCGTCTAGGTCAACTGCTTCTTTTGAAATTCCGCCAAAAAAACTTTTTTTCTCAATTGCACCCCAATTGATTCCTATACAAGCCTGAGAAAGTGTCGTTCCGTTTTCTTTGGTAAGATTTATTCTCTGCCCCTTTTGTAAGTTAATAGCCATATTTATTTTTTTATTATTAAAATTTAGTTTAGTTATTCAAATTTAAATTCAACATTGCACGAAGTATATTGGTCTCTTCGTTCACATCAAATATTTTGCTCATAATATCTACATTTTCAATATTTCTCAGATAGTCTTTTAAAACATTGTCAACTCCTTCAGGCAAAATCCTTTTCTTTTCATGAAGGGTTTCTTCAAGGTCTTCATTTCTTCTTTTAAGCTGATGGATCACCGATGCCTGATTTGACTGATTTTCTGAAGTATCTAAGCCGGATAATTCGTCATCAATCAAATACAGCCTCTTCTCCTCAATATTAAATATAAAATACTCATTGGATTGAAATATTTTAAACAATTCATATTCATCCCGACCCACTCTGTAGCCACACACAAAACGGACTTTGAAATTCTGAATATTAAGCTTTCCCAGTAATTTTCTCTCTATCGAATAATCCTGATATTGGTAAGAAGGCGTATTACTTAATTTCAACTTTGTTTCATCAGCTACTATTCTGTAGAATTCTATCGCATATTTTTTGTGAAAATATAAAACATCATTCCAATTGAGTGTAAATTTATCCTCAGTAAGGTCTTTATACAATTTTCTCAAATGTTCAGAAAAGACTCCGCTGTAGAATTTCCGGTCTGTTTCAAAACTATCAACTTTTTTCTCTTCAAAATTGGTAATATATTGATTATTAATGTTGATTTCATTAATGACAGCTAAAAGATCATTTTCTTTTTTCTTTTTGATCTTCGTCAGTAGTTCTATCAGACTGTCAGTATATTGCAAATGAAAAAGCTCCAATTTATTGTAATCTAAAGTCTTGCTTTCTTCGAATAATTTATGAATAATATCTGTTTTGATGTATACCGATATCATGTCAATATTTTCAAAGAAATTAGAGAGAAGTTTAAGCTTTGTTAATCTTCTCCTGCTTTGAGACATTATAATTGCAACCTCATCATTCACGCTTACCTTATTTATCCTCTGATATTTGCTTTTAATTCTGATTCTAACGTCTGAAGATCCTGATCTAATTTTCTTCTGCTTTCTGTACCCTGTTTTTGAATTTGTTTCACTTCATTTAAGGTGTTGATCAGCATTGCTGTTGTCTCTTTCAGTGTTTCCGCTGAAACAATGGTTTGCTCGTTGGCTTTAGCTACGTTAATTGAATTCTGACCTAAACGTTCTGCATTTTTTCTCAGAATTTCTTCTGTTGTGGAAGATACTTTCTGCTGAACTTCAATATTCTGCTGTTGTCTGTGCATTGCAACCGCCAATGAAAGCTGGTTTTTCCAAACCGGTAAAGTTGTGGTCAAAATCGTCTGTGCTTTTTCAGCTATTGAAACATTGTTATTTTGTACCAACCTGATTTGTGGCAGTGACTGCATCATAATCAGACGAACTACTTTCAGATCAGCAAGTCTTCTGTCTAATCTATTGATGAAATCTCTTTTGTCAGCAATCTGATAATCGGCAAAATTCTGAACATTGGTTTCCATTTCTGCCAATTCAACAGCCGCTTTTTCCATCCTTAGGTTTCCTGCAATGACCAATTCTTCAATCGCTTTGATTGAATTGACATTGCTGTCGAAAATGGTCTGTAATACCGCATTATCTTTAGTAGAAGTGATGATTCCTGCATTTACTTTATGCGAAATCTGATCGATATTGCTGGTAATTTTATCATATTTCGCAAAAAGGTTGTCTACCTGAGTCAACATCTTTTTCATAAAAGGAAGTCTGCTCAGAAAGCCTTTCACTTTGCTGCCATTGATCTCATCAACATCAACATAATTTAATTCTACTAGCAAATTATTAATCAGCTCACCAACTTCACCGGAATTTGACCTTCTTACATTTCCTAGGAAGCTGTCACTCTGATTCGCCAAAGTTTTTTGTAAATCTGAACCGAAATTTACGATCGAGCCGGGATTGGTTTCATCAATTGCATTGGCTAGCAGCTCATACTTATGACGTTCTGCATCCTGAATCTGACTTAAATTCACATTTCCGTCCCTGTCTACCAAAACTGCCGGAGCCGAACTTTGAGTTGGCTGAGCCGGCTGTATTGGTGTTGGCTCAAATGTTTTCAGAGGCTCAATCGACTGAAGCGGGTCTACATTTTGATTTTCCTGATTGTCCATAATTGATTATTGATACATTGATACAAATTTATCTAAACCATCTCTTTGACCCGCACCTACCGCTTCAAATTTCCATTCTCCATTTCTGTTGTAGATTCTCCCGAATTCTACTGCGGTTTCTATTGAGAAATCTTCGTCTAATTCATATTTTAAGATCTCTTCATTGGTATCTGTATTAAAAATTCTGATGAAAGAATTTCTCACCTGCCCGAAGTTTTGCTTTCTGTTATCCGCATCATGAATGGTCACTACTACAGTGATTTCTTTTACAGCATCATCAATTTTAGTTAAATCTATTTTGATCTGCTCATCGTCACCATCACCATCACCCGTCAAATTATCACCGGAATGTATCACTGCTTTATCCGGAGATTCAAGGTTGTTATAAAAAACAAAATGGTTGTCTGACACCAGTTTTTTGCTGTCATTCAATAGGAAAAGAGAGGCATCCAAATCAAATGCTCCGCCTGTAGATGTATTGTTGATATCCCATCCTAAACCGATTGTAAATTTGGGTGCGTTTATATTTTCTCTTTGTCCTTTCTGTAAGTTAATAGCCATAATTATATTCTGTTTGCGTTAAAGTATTTATATTGGTTTCGTATTCTTTGATCAAATGATAATTGTTGCTGATGGCCAGCTCCAAAAGATGAGCTATCTGCTCTTTTTTTATTTTAGACGTAAGATAATCAAAATTACTTGATTCTAAGCCTAAAATATATTTTACAATCCTGGTATTGAACTGGAAACTGGGCTTCAGCATTACATCAGCAACATCCTTTACATCTTTTACTGTATAGTAATTAAAGAAATTTTCAATTTTCGGATCGATTTCAAAATTGGTCAGTTCGGCGTAATATAAAAAGAGAAAATCAGCATTTACATCATACTCATTTAATATTTTATTGACCGTAAACTCGTGGCTGCCTGTAATTTTGATATCATCAATAAAAATACAGAGCTTACCTTTCAGAAAATCTTTATCCAGATAATAGGTATCATTGGCAATCAAACTTTTACGATCTTCAAAACTTAGATTTCCGTAATCTGTGGTGTAGGTATGATTTCTGTTTATTTTTGAAATGATGCTCGATCTTTTTCCTTTCAGAAATAAATAAAAATCGAGTTGTTTTTTAAAATAAAAGCACAAAAAATTAGATGCTGTCGGAATTGCCATGTAAGGACTTGGCAATACGACAATTTCCTTATCTGTATTTAAAATTTCATGATGATCTGCAATAAATCCTTCAAATAATTCTTTAGCGAATTTCTCGGCAAACGATTTGTCACCATACTTAAAATAGCTGTATTCTGCAGGTGAGAAAGTAAATTCGTGCGCAGAGTCTATTTTATGTAAACTGTAGCGTGTGTTCATATTTAAATTTGGTGTGTTAGTAGATGTGCATTGAAACCGAAATCCTTTGCTCCTTTATAATCTGCAATCGCATTGTCACCAATATGCAAAACTTGGCTCATCAAAAGATTCTGATTTTTGAGATTATTTTTGACCTCCTGAAAAACCAGCGGATTCGGTTTAGAAATCTTTAATTCATCAGAATAGATATGGAAATCGATATACTGATCAAGATTTTCCTCGATCAGGAATTTTCTCATTGTGGCACCCTTAATGAAACCTGTGTTGCTCAGAATATTAATGGTTTTACCCTGATTTTTAATCTCATCAAAAAATTGATGCAAATCTTCAAAAATTACAACCGGTTTGTATTCTAAAAATAAGTCTTCACTTTTTTGGTAAAATTCATTCAGCTTGTCTCTATTTAATTGCTTCAAATCTACATTTAGAGAATTTAATATCAATAAATAAATCTCATAAGTATCAACATTCCCGCCAATGACCTCATTGATTGTATTACACAAATCGTCATAGTATTTTACGGTTTTTGTAATTTCATCTAAAGGTTGATCAATACTGAAAAATGAGGTGAAAAGCTCAACGCGTTTTGCTTTAAATTCCGGATGAGATTTTATGAGAGTGAGCCACAGATCAAAAGAGAAATGAGCGTGGTTTTGGATGTCGATATCTGTTTTCAAAATGTTTTAAGTTAGATTTTTTTAGCTTTCTATTGAAAAAGATTTTTTAAATGTTTCATATTTTTTAGATCAATTGTGTTTAAATTTTCAATTCTACCCAAAGATAAAATTTTTCTTTTAATCTTTATTTTTTTTAAGATTATTTAAGAGTTCAGCCAATTTACGGCAATCGAACTTACACATAACTTTATGATATTCATTTGTCGCATGGCACCCACAATGACATTCAAAGCTCCCCTAAACTTCGGGCATCACTTTATAAGTGGGGTCTTCCTGAATATTGACTTCTATTACCGCTTCGGCATTTTTCAACATTTTTCTGCAGTCTTCACTCAGATGTCTCAAATATAGTTTTTTACCAAGCTGGCTGTAACGTTTGGATAATTTATCTAATGCATCGATAGCGCTCATATCGACAACTCTGCTTTCCTTAAAATCAGCAACCACTTCATGTGGGTCGTTTGTGGGATCAAATTTATCTGCAAATGTTGCTACGGAACCAAAAAACAAAGGTCCGAAAATTTCATAATGCTTAATTCCATCTTCATCAATATGCTTTCTCGCACGAATTCGTTTGGCATTATCCCAGGCGAAAACTAAAGCTGCAATAATGACTCCCACCAAAACCGCTAAAGCCAAATTGTGAAGAAGAATCGTAATCAGAGCAACCGTCATCCCTACAAAAATATCTGACTTGGGCATTTTGTTGATAATTCGGATTGAAACCCACTGAAATGTACTTACCGAGACCACCATCATGACACCAACCAGAGCCGCCATCGGAATTTTACCTATAAAAGGTGCTCCAATCAAAATGATTATTAAAATCGTGAGTGATGCAATAATTCCTGAAAGTCTTGCTCGGGAACCTGCATTAAGATTGACCAAAGTCTGCGCAACCATCGCACAGCCACCCATTCCTCCAAAAAAACCATTGGTAATATTTGCAAGACCCTGTGCAACAGATTCTTTGTTTGCATTTCCTTTAGAATCGGTAATCTCATCAACCATTGATAGAGTCAGCAAAGATTCAATCAATCCCACTCCCGCCATAATTATTGCGTAAGGAAAAATAATCTGTAGCGTCTCGAAAGAAAAAGAAATTTCCGGAATATGAAAAGAAGGCAGACTGCCACTGATACTCGCGATGTCTGAAACCGTTTTTGTAGGAATATTAAATCCTAAAACAATTGAAAATACGACAATGATCGCAGCAAGAGATGCGGGTACTATCTTTGTTAGTTTTGGAAAAAAATAAACGATTGCAATTGTTAAAGCAGTCAAACCTCCCATAATATATAAGGAAGAACCTTGAAGCCAACGGACAACTCCATTTTCTTCAATAACTTTAAATTGTTCGATTTGTGCCATAAAAATAATCACAGCAAGCCCGTTCAGAAATCCGTACATGACCGGCTGCGGGATCAGACGTACAAACTTTCCTAATTTAAGAACTCCAACCAGCATTTGAAAAATTCCGGCAAGGGCAACAGCGGCGAAAAGATACTCTACACCGTGAGACTTTATTAAGGCAATCAAAACTACAATTGTAGCTCCTGCTCCACCGGAAACCATTCCGGGACGTCCTCCTAAAACCGCAGTGACCAACCCCATCATAAAAGCCGCATACAAACCCGTCAATGGTGATAATCCTGCGAGAATTGCAAAAGAAAGCGACTCCGGAATCATGGTCATGGCAACAGTAAACCCGGCTAACAGTTCATTTTTATAGTTTATTTTTTTTGAAAAATCAAAAAGAGCAGTGTTTCTCATGAAGAAATGATCAGTACATATGATTGTAAAGTATGCAAAAATATAAGATAAATCAATTAAAATATAATTTTACGTAATAATGTGAATTGGAATGTGGCGAAATTTAATTATAACATTTTTAATTGCAATACAAATGAACAATCATACTATTTCTGTAATGAACAAATTTTGTGATTACAACCTGATTTTCAGGAGAGGATAAAAAATTAAATACAATAACCCTGATTTTTTTGTCACTTAATTGTTAACATAAATTAATTATCGTTCATAATAATTAAAACGCAACTTTAGTGATAGACTGATTATTTTTTTCTAAATTTGGAGTATTGATAAGCCAATTTTTATACGATATTCACATGACTTTTGATTTATTTGCAAGAATTTATCCTTTGAAAATGTGATTTAATGATAAAATTGTTTTAAAAACTTATTTAATACTGATCATAGAGCTCCCTCGCCTTTAATTAGTTTAAAATTATTTTACAGAAAACTATACAGTACGATTTCAACAGCTTTCACCAGAGCTTAAAAACACAGATTTTTCAGTTATGAATTGATGAAAAATATTTACAAATAAACTATTATTTATAAATGTTGTACAAAGTAATACATATCGGTCAATCAATCAAGGAACTTGTAGATCAGAAAGAAATTAATATAGAAAGAATCTGCAATTTTTTGAATAAAGACGAGGAATTTGTAAAAAGCAATTATGAAAGCAAGTCGATTGACACTGATCTTCTTTTAAGATGGTCAAAATTGCTCGAATATGATTTTTTCCGGATTTACAGTTCACATATGATTCTTTATGCGCCTCCATCTGCAGTTAATAAAACGAATCAGAAATCAGACAAAGCACCTCAATTCAGGAAAAATATCTATACTCAGGAAATTAAGAATTTTATTATAAAAAAAATAGATTCCGGCGAGATGACACAGGCAGATGTAATCAAAGAATACTCGATCCCAAAAAGTACTCTTCACCGATGGCTTCAGAAAAAGTAGAAAATAAACAACAATTTATTATTAAATGAAACCAAATTACACCAAAATCTATCACGATCTTCTGCTCGAAGAATATCCTGAAAAATTAAAAGACGTAAAAGTACGAGAGCTTCTGCAAAAGCTTAATACCAGCGATGAAGTCATTAAATTCAATGAAAAAATTTTCGAGCAATCAAAAGAAAGTCTGGAGAACAATCAAAAGCTGAGAACATACGATAAAGAAACGATGTTGAAAATTCTGATGTACCAGAAAGAGCACGGCTTTTCGAGCAGTTATATTTCAAAAAAATATAAAATCAGCAGAACGACCCTTACAAAATGGAAGCGAATCTGCGAAGAAGATTTGCAATAAATAAAATAAGAAATGCTGCATAGATCGCAGCATTTTTTAATTAAACATAATGTCATTTCGCAAAAATCTCTTTCAGCTGAGAAAGGATATTGCTGTTACCGGAAACGGTGATATCTCCGATTTTGTCGGCGATTTTCTCCATGTATTCCATTTCTTTTAGTTTCCACAGTACCTCATTTTCTTCCATCAATTTTGCGGTGTTCAGCAAACTTCTTGTAGAAGCCGTTTCCTCACGACGCATGATGCTGTTGGCTTGGGCTTTTTTCTCAGCGATCAACACCTGATTCATGATTTCTTTCATCTCACCGGTTAAGATAACATCACGAATTCCGGCATCAGAAGCTTTTAGACCCAATTCACCGGCTTTTGTTCCGAGATTTTCAAGAATTTCTCTGCCTACAGAATCTTTCTTCACCAGCAATTCATCCAATGTAATGGCTCCTACGAATTCACGCAAAGCCAATTGCATCAAAATGTAAAGCTGCTTATCATACTCTTTGTTATTCATCAAAGCTTTCACAACATCTTCTACCTGGTAACGCACATAAAAATTGATGCGAAGCATTGCTTTATCTTTTGTCAGCAGTTCCTGGCCTGCAATTTCCATTTGCTGCATGCGCGTGTCGATGGCTTTTACCTCAACAGAAATTTCATTGTTCCAGAAGTAATAGGTGCCTGCTTGCAAAACCTTGTTTAGTTTACCGTCGATCAGCAACAGACCTTGATACTGATTGGTGATAACAAACTTTCTTACAAAACTTTTAAGCTTTACGTTTTCAAGAATTGTTTTAGAAATATTTTCAGTGATTTCTACTTTCGTTAAATCAACTTTTTGAAATTTTCTGTCAACTACATCTTTCCAGAAAGCATATTGACCTACGTTCAAAATTTCTTTAAAAATTCCGTTTTCGTAAACCAAAACAATCTCGCCGTCTTTTACCTCTACGACTTCTACCATTGAAGCCAGATTTTCATTCTTTAGCAAAAGATTCAGATCTTCTCCTGCCTTAAACTGAGATTTCGTTTCAAAAATCTCTACCGATTTATTTCCGAAAAGCCAGTAATGACCTTCTTTCAAAATCTCAACCAGATTCCGGTTTTTAAAAACCAAACCG includes the following:
- a CDS encoding TerD family protein — encoded protein: MAINLQKGQRINLTKENGTTLSQACIGINWGAIEKKSFFGGISKEAVDLDGSCILYDANKNATEIIYFGNLKSKNGSVKHSGDDLTGDVNGDDGLDNEVITVDFASLDPAVEHVALVLNSYKGQDFGTIPFASIRIYEGTPTNVREVFAKYDIANDKSFNGHVAMVMGVFYKKNNEWKFNAIGDPTADKKLEQTIQTVQQKYL
- a CDS encoding toxic anion resistance protein, which gives rise to MDNQENQNVDPLQSIEPLKTFEPTPIQPAQPTQSSAPAVLVDRDGNVNLSQIQDAERHKYELLANAIDETNPGSIVNFGSDLQKTLANQSDSFLGNVRRSNSGEVGELINNLLVELNYVDVDEINGSKVKGFLSRLPFMKKMLTQVDNLFAKYDKITSNIDQISHKVNAGIITSTKDNAVLQTIFDSNVNSIKAIEELVIAGNLRMEKAAVELAEMETNVQNFADYQIADKRDFINRLDRRLADLKVVRLIMMQSLPQIRLVQNNNVSIAEKAQTILTTTLPVWKNQLSLAVAMHRQQQNIEVQQKVSSTTEEILRKNAERLGQNSINVAKANEQTIVSAETLKETTAMLINTLNEVKQIQKQGTESRRKLDQDLQTLESELKANIRG
- a CDS encoding TerD family protein → MAINLQKGQRENINAPKFTIGLGWDINNTSTGGAFDLDASLFLLNDSKKLVSDNHFVFYNNLESPDKAVIHSGDNLTGDGDGDDEQIKIDLTKIDDAVKEITVVVTIHDADNRKQNFGQVRNSFIRIFNTDTNEEILKYELDEDFSIETAVEFGRIYNRNGEWKFEAVGAGQRDGLDKFVSMYQ
- a CDS encoding phosphoribosyltransferase family protein; the encoded protein is MNTRYSLHKIDSAHEFTFSPAEYSYFKYGDKSFAEKFAKELFEGFIADHHEILNTDKEIVVLPSPYMAIPTASNFLCFYFKKQLDFYLFLKGKRSSIISKINRNHTYTTDYGNLSFEDRKSLIANDTYYLDKDFLKGKLCIFIDDIKITGSHEFTVNKILNEYDVNADFLFLYYAELTNFEIDPKIENFFNYYTVKDVKDVADVMLKPSFQFNTRIVKYILGLESSNFDYLTSKIKKEQIAHLLELAISNNYHLIKEYETNINTLTQTEYNYGY
- a CDS encoding HAD family hydrolase, which produces MKTDIDIQNHAHFSFDLWLTLIKSHPEFKAKRVELFTSFFSIDQPLDEITKTVKYYDDLCNTINEVIGGNVDTYEIYLLILNSLNVDLKQLNRDKLNEFYQKSEDLFLEYKPVVIFEDLHQFFDEIKNQGKTINILSNTGFIKGATMRKFLIEENLDQYIDFHIYSDELKISKPNPLVFQEVKNNLKNQNLLMSQVLHIGDNAIADYKGAKDFGFNAHLLTHQI
- a CDS encoding SulP family inorganic anion transporter; translated protein: MRNTALFDFSKKINYKNELLAGFTVAMTMIPESLSFAILAGLSPLTGLYAAFMMGLVTAVLGGRPGMVSGGAGATIVVLIALIKSHGVEYLFAAVALAGIFQMLVGVLKLGKFVRLIPQPVMYGFLNGLAVIIFMAQIEQFKVIEENGVVRWLQGSSLYIMGGLTALTIAIVYFFPKLTKIVPASLAAIIVVFSIVLGFNIPTKTVSDIASISGSLPSFHIPEISFSFETLQIIFPYAIIMAGVGLIESLLTLSMVDEITDSKGNANKESVAQGLANITNGFFGGMGGCAMVAQTLVNLNAGSRARLSGIIASLTILIIILIGAPFIGKIPMAALVGVMMVVSVSTFQWVSIRIINKMPKSDIFVGMTVALITILLHNLALAVLVGVIIAALVFAWDNAKRIRARKHIDEDGIKHYEIFGPLFFGSVATFADKFDPTNDPHEVVADFKESRVVDMSAIDALDKLSKRYSQLGKKLYLRHLSEDCRKMLKNAEAVIEVNIQEDPTYKVMPEV
- a CDS encoding transposase, which codes for MLYKVIHIGQSIKELVDQKEINIERICNFLNKDEEFVKSNYESKSIDTDLLLRWSKLLEYDFFRIYSSHMILYAPPSAVNKTNQKSDKAPQFRKNIYTQEIKNFIIKKIDSGEMTQADVIKEYSIPKSTLHRWLQKK
- a CDS encoding helix-turn-helix domain-containing protein — protein: MKPNYTKIYHDLLLEEYPEKLKDVKVRELLQKLNTSDEVIKFNEKIFEQSKESLENNQKLRTYDKETMLKILMYQKEHGFSSSYISKKYKISRTTLTKWKRICEEDLQ
- a CDS encoding slipin family protein; the protein is MVKNVHIKAYQIGLVFKNRNLVEILKEGHYWLFGNKSVEIFETKSQFKAGEDLNLLLKNENLASMVEVVEVKDGEIVLVYENGIFKEILNVGQYAFWKDVVDRKFQKVDLTKVEITENISKTILENVKLKSFVRKFVITNQYQGLLLIDGKLNKVLQAGTYYFWNNEISVEVKAIDTRMQQMEIAGQELLTKDKAMLRINFYVRYQVEDVVKALMNNKEYDKQLYILMQLALREFVGAITLDELLVKKDSVGREILENLGTKAGELGLKASDAGIRDVILTGEMKEIMNQVLIAEKKAQANSIMRREETASTRSLLNTAKLMEENEVLWKLKEMEYMEKIADKIGDITVSGNSNILSQLKEIFAK